The sequence AAAAATGTTGCTATCCGGTCTTACTTATCTCCATCAGCAAGCGGAGAAATTGTTCCTTCATTTGTAAAACGGGTTGGAGCAATTGCCGGAATTAATGGCGGCTATTTCGGAAGCGGAGTATCCTATTCGGCAGTTATCGATCTGGCGCAGGTTCTGGCAAAAAATATTGCAAGTGTTACAAGAGATGGTAAATCTTATCCAATAACAAGAAGTTTATTTGGAATAACTGAAACACGCGAAATGTCAATCGATTGGATTTATCATTTTGGTGCCAAGATAAATGATATCCGTAGATTTGAAAATCCATCACCAAATGCTCAAGGAACACCGGCACCTGCTCCCACACCTTCGAAGGGAACGGTATATTACGATTTATTGGTGGGTATTGGCGGAGGACCAAGATTAATTAAAAATGGAAGTATTAATATCACTTATGACCAGGAAGTTTTTTGGGGATCGGGAATAAACGGAGAAAGTACAAATCCGCGAACCGCAGTTGGAATTACACAAGAACAACATGTAATCATGCTTACTGTTGATGGCAGGCAAGCCGCAAGTGCTGGAGTTAATCTGCAGGATTTAGCTAAGATTATGTTAAACCTCGGATGCATCGACGCAATGAATTTAGACGGCGGCGGTTCAACTCAATTGGCAGCTGGGGACAAATACGTTAATTCACCTTCTGAACAGCGCGCTGTTCCTACCATTCTTGCTGTTGTAAAAGCTGATTCAGTTCCATTCCTTCCACCAATCTACTTCAACAAAAAAATTGATAACGGTGATGTTGAATGTAAATTTTTCGGCAGCGGCTGGACTGTTTCTAACATAGGAGGATATTGGGGTTCAACTCCAGCCCAGATTGCACTAAAAGGAAATGGAGAAAACTATTCAATCTTCAATCTCAACTTGTCCAAATCTTCCCAATATGATGTTTTTGGCTGGTGGGTTTCCGCATCTAACAGATGCAAGGATACTCCATTTATAATCAAACATAAAAACGGATCTGATACTGTGCGGATTGATCAAACTGTTAACGGTTCAAAATGGAATAAGATTGGCACATTTACTTTCTCTGGTGATTCAACTGACAAAGTAACAATCTCCAACGCGGCAACCCAAGGCGATTATGTTGTGGTTGATGCTGTTCGAATTATTTCCTACGATTCCACTCTAATTACCAGCGTTGAAAATAACAAAAAGAATTCGGTCCCATCGGCATTTACACTTTTTCAGAATTACCCAAATCCTTTTAATCCAACAACTGTCATCAGTTATCAGTTGCCTGTTTCAGGTTTTGTAACTTTAAAAGTTTTTGATTTTCTTGGTAACGAAATTGCAACACTTGTTAATGAAGATAAATCTGCGGGAAATTACTATTGTCAATGGTCAATTGTAAACGATCAATTGCCAAGTGGTGTTTATTTCTATCAACTTCGCACAGCTAATTTTACTGAAACTAAAAAGCTTTTAATTCTAAAATAAAATTTTCGTGGAATATTGGAATGTAACATTATGGTTAACCAATATCCCACAATTCCATTTTGCCATATATTCTTTTCTTATAAGTGATATTATCCAGCCCTTTCATTTATTTCAATTGCTTTGTAACTTTCGCCAGCTTCAATTGTCTATTTATTAGAATGAATAAAAATCTTCCGGAACAGAATATAGAAAAGATATCCATCACCGAATTGTTTGACAGATTCTCAACTGAGATATACCGCTATTCATTTAGCATCCTAAAGGATTATGATGAAGCAAGTGATGCTGTTCAGGAAACTTTTGTGAAATTTGCAGAAAATGAAGAATCATTTAAAGGACAATGTTCCTACAAAACCTGGCTTATAATTATTGCACGTAATTATTGTTATAACCGAAGAAGAAGTGGTGATTT is a genomic window of Ignavibacteriales bacterium containing:
- a CDS encoding phosphodiester glycosidase family protein, whose translation is MKKITLLLFLFTISTFPQPITWTELTSTYNLPDGVKLYKGEQQTPSLLKINYLDVDMRSKNVAIRSYLSPSASGEIVPSFVKRVGAIAGINGGYFGSGVSYSAVIDLAQVLAKNIASVTRDGKSYPITRSLFGITETREMSIDWIYHFGAKINDIRRFENPSPNAQGTPAPAPTPSKGTVYYDLLVGIGGGPRLIKNGSINITYDQEVFWGSGINGESTNPRTAVGITQEQHVIMLTVDGRQAASAGVNLQDLAKIMLNLGCIDAMNLDGGGSTQLAAGDKYVNSPSEQRAVPTILAVVKADSVPFLPPIYFNKKIDNGDVECKFFGSGWTVSNIGGYWGSTPAQIALKGNGENYSIFNLNLSKSSQYDVFGWWVSASNRCKDTPFIIKHKNGSDTVRIDQTVNGSKWNKIGTFTFSGDSTDKVTISNAATQGDYVVVDAVRIISYDSTLITSVENNKKNSVPSAFTLFQNYPNPFNPTTVISYQLPVSGFVTLKVFDFLGNEIATLVNEDKSAGNYYCQWSIVNDQLPSGVYFYQLRTANFTETKKLLILK
- a CDS encoding RNA polymerase sigma factor yields the protein MNKNLPEQNIEKISITELFDRFSTEIYRYSFSILKDYDEASDAVQETFVKFAENEESFKGQCSYKTWLIIIARNYCYNRRRSGDFKSLKIDEENFNESYELQLDWRISLKNALMKLTDEQNELIYLVDYAGYSYKEIAELTKQSLENIKIKIFRARQELRKYLKER